From the genome of Geobacter sp. SVR, one region includes:
- the glgC gene encoding glucose-1-phosphate adenylyltransferase, producing MTKENRMRLISNGTRKTLAMVLAGGKGERLSPLTLTRPKPGVSFGGKYKIIDFVLSNLFNSGIKQIYILTQYRAYSLMKHIRESWAKWTGLGEFIVAISPETRSESEEWFKGTADAIYQYLRFIENSDADYVAIFGGDHIYKMDVGQMIEYHCENEADITIAALEVPAEEARRFGVFSVDDRSRVTGFKEKPSVPVKIPGRETCFASMGNYIFSTKRLIEVLQEGKKRHADLDFGKHVIPMMLAHGDRVFAYNFNDNAVPDMKPEERGYWKDVGTIDSYFEANMDLIRVDPQLNLYNYKWPILTNQGNLPPAKTVFDSDGRRGQNLDSYVCAGCITSGGTVRRSIIGPRGKIHSYSLVEDSILFENVSVGRHARIRRAIIDKNISIPPHTVIGYDHAQDRRNGHTVTESGIVVVSKI from the coding sequence ATCACCAAGGAGAACCGAATGCGCTTGATCAGCAATGGTACCAGGAAAACACTGGCAATGGTGCTGGCAGGGGGCAAAGGAGAACGTCTCAGCCCGCTGACCCTGACCAGGCCGAAACCGGGGGTTTCCTTCGGCGGCAAGTACAAGATCATCGATTTCGTGCTCAGCAACCTGTTCAATTCCGGCATCAAGCAGATCTACATCCTGACGCAGTACCGGGCCTATTCGCTGATGAAGCACATCCGCGAGTCTTGGGCCAAGTGGACCGGTCTGGGGGAGTTCATCGTGGCGATTTCCCCCGAGACCAGGAGCGAGAGCGAGGAGTGGTTCAAGGGGACCGCTGACGCCATCTACCAGTACCTGCGCTTCATCGAGAATTCCGACGCCGACTACGTGGCCATCTTCGGCGGCGATCACATCTACAAGATGGATGTCGGCCAGATGATCGAGTACCATTGCGAAAACGAAGCGGATATAACCATCGCGGCCCTGGAGGTGCCGGCCGAGGAGGCGCGGCGCTTCGGGGTCTTTTCGGTGGATGACCGGTCCCGGGTGACCGGGTTCAAGGAGAAACCGTCCGTACCGGTCAAGATTCCCGGCCGCGAGACCTGCTTCGCCTCCATGGGCAATTACATCTTTTCCACCAAGCGGCTGATCGAAGTGCTGCAGGAGGGCAAGAAGCGGCATGCCGACCTGGACTTCGGCAAGCATGTGATACCGATGATGCTTGCCCACGGCGACCGCGTGTTCGCCTACAACTTCAACGACAACGCGGTGCCGGACATGAAGCCCGAGGAGCGGGGCTACTGGAAGGATGTGGGCACGATCGACTCCTACTTCGAGGCAAACATGGATCTGATCCGTGTCGACCCGCAGCTCAACCTGTACAACTACAAATGGCCGATCCTGACCAACCAGGGCAACCTGCCGCCCGCCAAGACCGTCTTCGACAGCGACGGCCGTCGCGGCCAGAACCTGGATTCCTACGTCTGTGCCGGCTGCATCACCAGCGGCGGCACCGTGCGGCGCTCGATCATCGGGCCGCGCGGCAAGATCCACAGCTACAGCCTGGTGGAGGATTCGATCCTGTTCGAGAACGTCAGTGTCGGCCGGCACGCCAGGATCAGGCGGGCGATCATCGATAAGAACATCAGCATCCCCCCCCACACGGTAATCGGTTACGACCATGCGCAGGATCGCCGCAACGGCCATACCGTCACCGAATCGGGCATCGTGGTGGTATCGAAAATATGA
- a CDS encoding MFS transporter — protein MILPSPTQRRSLRLFLCARGAATIAYQMAGVAVGWQVYDLTKRPFDLGLVGLVQFIPSLLLVLYVGHAADRYDRRRIVSLAQLAEAAALVGLLLATLVFGVSRDTILLFVFALGIGRAFDYSTMQTLVPSLVEPEALPRAMAASASVKQAATIAGPLLGGLLYLAGPAAVYGTSCLMFLFSAGALSFIRIRQTMAVRQPASLATLLAGITFIRENPVVLGAISLDLFAVLLGGATALLPIYARDILLAGPQVLGLLRAAPALGALAASLYLARHPLDARVGRIMFAAVACFGLMTVLFALSRSVPLSFAALSVMGAADMISVVIRASLVQLETPDEMRGRVSAVNAVFIGTSNELGEFESGLTAAWFGAVPAAMLGGIGTLVVVLLWMRLFPQLLQRERLQTG, from the coding sequence GTGATATTGCCATCTCCCACTCAACGCCGCTCCTTGCGCCTGTTCCTCTGCGCCCGCGGCGCCGCCACCATCGCCTACCAGATGGCCGGCGTGGCTGTGGGGTGGCAGGTGTACGACCTGACCAAGCGCCCCTTTGACCTGGGATTGGTAGGGCTGGTGCAGTTCATCCCCTCCCTGTTGCTGGTGCTGTACGTCGGGCATGCGGCCGACCGCTACGACCGGCGGCGGATCGTGTCGCTGGCGCAGTTGGCAGAGGCGGCCGCACTGGTGGGGCTGCTGCTGGCAACCCTGGTATTCGGTGTGAGCCGGGACACGATCCTGCTGTTCGTGTTTGCCCTCGGCATTGGCCGGGCCTTTGACTATTCCACCATGCAGACCCTGGTGCCGTCGCTGGTCGAACCCGAGGCTCTGCCCCGGGCCATGGCGGCCAGCGCCTCGGTCAAGCAGGCCGCCACCATTGCCGGGCCGCTCCTGGGAGGTCTGCTCTATCTGGCAGGCCCGGCGGCGGTCTACGGCACCAGTTGCCTGATGTTTCTGTTTTCGGCCGGCGCCCTGAGTTTCATCCGCATCAGGCAAACCATGGCAGTTCGCCAACCCGCCAGCCTGGCCACCCTGCTGGCCGGCATTACCTTCATCCGCGAAAATCCGGTAGTGCTGGGAGCCATCTCGCTGGACCTGTTCGCCGTGCTGCTCGGTGGCGCCACGGCGCTGCTGCCGATCTACGCCCGCGACATCCTCCTGGCCGGGCCGCAGGTGCTGGGGCTTCTGCGCGCTGCGCCGGCCCTGGGCGCATTGGCTGCCTCGCTCTATCTGGCCCGCCACCCCCTGGACGCGCGGGTCGGCCGGATCATGTTCGCGGCCGTGGCCTGCTTCGGCCTGATGACGGTCCTGTTCGCCCTGTCGCGTTCGGTGCCGCTGTCGTTTGCCGCGTTGTCCGTAATGGGGGCGGCCGACATGATCAGCGTGGTGATCCGCGCCTCGCTGGTGCAGCTGGAAACACCGGACGAGATGCGCGGCCGGGTCAGCGCCGTCAATGCCGTCTTCATCGGCACCTCCAACGAGCTGGGCGAGTTCGAGTCCGGCTTGACTGCGGCCTGGTTCGGAGCGGTGCCGGCCGCCATGCTGGGGGGCATCGGCACGCTGGTGGTGGTGCTGCTCTGGATGCGCCTCTTTCCGCAACTGCTCCAGCGCGAGCGGCTTCAGACCGGCTGA
- a CDS encoding transporter substrate-binding domain-containing protein: MYLALPTQTAPPIASPSPAGRFNTLVPLCLFILTALLLVCWLSAAPAAAAEASMTEWPSLTIGGDSNYPPYEYLDANGKPTGFNVELTRAIAEVMGMNVKIRLGPWGDMRKALNSGEIDILQGMAFAEDRVREVDFSPPHAIVFQSIWTRKGEELHSLKELAGKEVIVMRQSVMHDFLLKNNLNASYVLVDSLADALKLLSSGKHDAALVAKLPGQYLVKELGLTNIVPQARPLLAQKYGYAVKKGNAELLDGFSEGLALLKRNGQFQAIQQKWLGVLDPPRVPWERAIRYGAMVVVPLLLILGGTVIWSRTLQKRVEERTEELAREVAEKERALEELRLHQDKLVQADKLASLGTLLSGVAHEINNPNALILLNMPRFIEAFQAGRPILEEYYQRHGDFMFGCLKYSRMREELPLMFEETVNGARQIRRIVNDLKDFARRDDAGSDGTFDLNEAVRAAARLVDNTIRKTTSHMSLNYAERLPQVRGSAQRIEQVVVNLLLNACQALDESDQRIIVGTGCSDTEVLLTVQDEGRGIAPEHLPQLLDPFFTTKREQGGTGLGLWVSTGIVREHGGRLEFAPATPRGTIVTVALPIAS, encoded by the coding sequence ATGTACCTCGCCTTACCGACACAGACCGCACCCCCGATAGCTTCCCCATCCCCGGCCGGCCGTTTTAATACGCTCGTTCCACTGTGCCTCTTCATCCTGACGGCGCTGCTGCTAGTATGCTGGCTGTCCGCCGCGCCGGCAGCGGCAGCGGAAGCGAGCATGACGGAATGGCCTTCCCTGACCATCGGCGGCGACAGCAACTATCCCCCCTACGAATATCTGGATGCCAACGGCAAGCCGACCGGCTTCAACGTAGAACTGACCAGGGCGATTGCCGAGGTGATGGGCATGAATGTCAAGATCCGGCTCGGCCCTTGGGGAGACATGCGCAAGGCGCTCAACAGCGGTGAGATCGACATCCTGCAGGGCATGGCCTTTGCCGAGGACCGGGTCAGGGAAGTGGATTTCTCGCCCCCCCATGCCATCGTGTTCCAGTCCATCTGGACCAGGAAAGGGGAGGAGCTCCATTCGCTCAAGGAATTGGCCGGCAAAGAGGTAATCGTCATGCGCCAGAGCGTCATGCACGATTTCCTGCTGAAGAACAACCTGAATGCCTCCTATGTGCTGGTGGATTCCCTGGCCGATGCCTTGAAGCTGCTCTCTTCGGGCAAGCACGATGCGGCCCTGGTGGCCAAGCTGCCGGGGCAGTACCTGGTCAAGGAGCTGGGACTGACCAACATCGTGCCCCAGGCCCGGCCACTCCTGGCACAGAAATACGGCTACGCCGTGAAGAAGGGCAATGCCGAGCTGCTGGACGGCTTCAGCGAAGGGCTGGCGCTGTTGAAGCGCAACGGCCAGTTCCAGGCCATCCAGCAAAAATGGCTGGGGGTGCTGGATCCGCCGCGGGTACCGTGGGAGAGGGCCATACGCTACGGCGCCATGGTGGTGGTGCCGCTGCTGCTGATCCTGGGGGGAACGGTGATCTGGTCCCGGACCCTGCAGAAACGGGTCGAAGAACGGACCGAGGAACTGGCGCGGGAGGTGGCCGAGAAAGAACGGGCCCTGGAGGAGCTGCGCCTGCACCAGGACAAACTGGTGCAGGCCGACAAGCTGGCCTCGCTGGGGACGCTCCTGTCCGGCGTGGCCCACGAGATCAACAATCCCAATGCCCTGATCCTGCTGAACATGCCGCGTTTCATCGAGGCCTTTCAGGCCGGCCGCCCGATCCTGGAAGAGTACTACCAGCGCCACGGCGATTTCATGTTCGGCTGTCTGAAGTATTCCCGCATGAGGGAGGAACTGCCCCTCATGTTCGAGGAGACCGTCAACGGCGCCCGCCAGATCAGGCGCATCGTCAACGACCTGAAGGACTTCGCCCGCCGGGACGATGCCGGCAGCGACGGCACCTTCGATCTCAACGAAGCGGTGCGGGCCGCTGCCCGCCTGGTGGACAACACCATCAGGAAGACCACCAGTCATATGTCGCTCAATTACGCCGAACGGCTGCCGCAGGTGCGGGGCAGCGCCCAGCGCATCGAACAGGTGGTGGTTAACCTGTTGCTGAATGCCTGTCAGGCGCTGGATGAGAGCGACCAGCGCATCATTGTCGGCACCGGCTGCAGCGACACCGAGGTGCTGCTGACGGTGCAGGACGAAGGGCGCGGCATCGCCCCGGAGCACCTGCCGCAGTTGCTGGACCCCTTTTTCACAACCAAACGCGAGCAGGGGGGCACCGGGCTCGGCCTGTGGGTTTCGACCGGGATCGTCAGGGAGCATGGCGGCCGGCTGGAGTTCGCCCCGGCTACCCCCCGCGGTACGATCGTCACCGTGGCGCTGCCGATCGCTTCGTAA
- a CDS encoding sigma-54 dependent transcriptional regulator codes for MTETRYPAFGVLLVDDEPAWLRSLAMTLEGPGGITNIVTCQDSRQVLALLDQQEIGVVLLDLTMPHLSGEDLLEQIQEVHPELTVIVLSGLNQLETAVACMRRGAFDYLVKTVEEERILDAVRRAVMVQELLHENREMRSRLLSERLEHPEAFSAIVTGNRSMRAIFTYIEAVAKGSQPLLITGESGVGKELFARALHSVSGASGPLVAVNVAGLDDNVFADTLFGHVRGAFTGADEVRRGMIDQAAEGTLFLDEIGDLSQTSQVKLLRLIQEGEYYPLGSDTPRRLRARIVVATHRDLPARQRAGQFRSDLYYRLRAHHVHIPPLRERRDDLPLLLDHFLEQASREFGKKRPTYAKELLTLLSNYGFPGNLRELKSMVYDAVGVHTSRMLSMNAFIHAMGLPDQASSEAEEPLADIKNPFTACEELPTLGEAIDLLVTETMRRSENNQTQAARMLGISQPALSKRLKLRGK; via the coding sequence GTGACTGAAACACGATACCCTGCCTTTGGCGTATTGCTGGTGGACGACGAGCCGGCCTGGCTGCGCAGCCTGGCCATGACCCTGGAGGGGCCCGGCGGCATCACCAATATCGTCACCTGCCAGGACAGCCGTCAGGTGCTGGCACTGCTCGATCAACAGGAGATCGGGGTAGTGCTGCTTGATCTGACCATGCCACACCTGTCCGGGGAGGACTTGCTGGAGCAGATCCAGGAGGTGCACCCCGAGCTGACGGTGATCGTACTGTCGGGGCTGAACCAGCTGGAGACGGCGGTGGCCTGCATGCGGCGGGGGGCCTTCGACTATCTGGTCAAGACGGTGGAGGAAGAGCGCATCCTGGACGCCGTGCGGCGGGCCGTGATGGTGCAGGAACTGCTGCACGAGAACCGCGAGATGCGCAGCCGGCTTTTGAGCGAGCGGCTGGAGCATCCCGAAGCCTTCAGCGCCATCGTTACCGGCAACCGCTCCATGCGGGCGATCTTCACCTACATCGAGGCAGTGGCCAAAGGGAGTCAGCCGCTGCTGATCACCGGCGAGAGCGGAGTGGGGAAGGAGCTGTTCGCCCGGGCGCTGCACAGTGTCAGCGGAGCTTCCGGGCCCCTGGTGGCGGTCAATGTGGCCGGGCTGGATGACAACGTCTTTGCCGATACCCTGTTCGGCCATGTGCGCGGGGCCTTCACCGGGGCGGACGAGGTGCGGCGCGGCATGATCGATCAGGCTGCCGAGGGGACGCTGTTCCTGGACGAGATCGGCGACCTGAGCCAGACGTCGCAGGTCAAGCTGCTGCGCCTGATCCAGGAGGGGGAGTACTATCCGCTGGGCAGCGACACTCCCCGCCGCTTGCGGGCCCGCATCGTGGTGGCCACCCACCGGGACCTGCCGGCCCGGCAGCGCGCCGGCCAGTTCCGCAGCGACCTGTACTACCGCCTGCGCGCCCATCACGTGCACATCCCGCCGCTGCGCGAGCGCAGGGACGACCTGCCGCTGCTGCTCGACCACTTCCTGGAGCAGGCCAGCCGTGAGTTCGGCAAAAAGCGCCCCACCTATGCCAAGGAGTTGCTGACGCTGCTCTCCAACTACGGTTTCCCCGGCAACCTGCGCGAGCTGAAGTCAATGGTCTACGACGCGGTCGGCGTCCACACCTCGCGCATGCTCTCCATGAACGCCTTCATCCACGCCATGGGGCTGCCGGATCAGGCCTCGTCCGAGGCGGAGGAGCCGCTAGCTGACATCAAAAATCCCTTCACCGCCTGCGAGGAGCTGCCCACCCTGGGGGAGGCCATCGACCTGCTGGTGACGGAGACCATGCGGCGCAGCGAGAACAACCAGACCCAGGCCGCCCGGATGCTCGGCATCTCCCAGCCGGCCTTGAGCAAGCGCTTGAAGTTGCGGGGGAAGTAG
- a CDS encoding type II toxin-antitoxin system Phd/YefM family antitoxin — protein sequence MERLYARASVSISDLKKNPSRVINQSEGSPVAILNHNKPSAYLIPAEAFEVLMEKLEDYEMGRLVKERENEPSVKVSLDEL from the coding sequence ATGGAACGTCTCTACGCCCGTGCCTCGGTCAGCATCAGCGATCTCAAGAAGAACCCTTCCCGCGTCATTAACCAGTCCGAAGGCTCACCGGTGGCAATTCTCAACCACAACAAGCCGAGTGCCTATCTCATTCCCGCCGAGGCGTTCGAGGTGCTGATGGAGAAGCTTGAGGATTATGAAATGGGACGCTTGGTGAAAGAGCGGGAGAACGAACCGAGCGTCAAGGTTTCTCTCGATGAGCTATAG
- a CDS encoding type II toxin-antitoxin system RelE/ParE family toxin, with the protein MKEWHKLDGGIRAQFKKKLAERLDRPHVESARLSGMADCYKIKLKNAGYRLVYHVDDNRIVVIVVAVGKRENFAVYRAASKRVEE; encoded by the coding sequence CTGAAGGAGTGGCACAAGCTGGACGGGGGAATCAGGGCGCAGTTCAAGAAAAAGCTCGCCGAACGGCTTGATCGGCCACACGTCGAGTCCGCCCGGCTTTCCGGCATGGCGGACTGCTACAAGATCAAGTTGAAGAACGCAGGCTATCGACTGGTTTACCACGTTGATGACAATCGCATCGTGGTCATTGTCGTGGCAGTCGGCAAGCGGGAGAATTTTGCAGTATACCGGGCGGCATCGAAGCGAGTGGAGGAATAG
- a CDS encoding ABC transporter ATP-binding protein: MNNAIIRTENAAKTYVSGAIRTSALHGVTLEIPKGSFTCIIGPSGHGKSTLMHLLGGLDRPSKGRVWLDGTEINALNNSDLAQFRGGKVGFVFQFFNLLQGLTAQENIETAMMLAGVPEKQQSARALELLALVGLADKAGSRPSQLSGGQQQRVAIARALANDPEILLMDEPTGNLDSASEAEVMEILRALHRQGKTIVIVTHNNEIARTAENIIHVKDGRIV, from the coding sequence ATGAATAACGCCATCATCAGAACCGAGAACGCCGCCAAAACCTACGTGTCCGGAGCTATCCGCACTTCTGCGCTCCATGGCGTCACGCTCGAGATCCCCAAGGGATCGTTCACCTGCATTATCGGGCCGTCCGGCCACGGCAAGAGTACCCTGATGCATCTGCTGGGGGGGCTGGACCGTCCCAGCAAAGGCCGGGTCTGGCTCGACGGTACGGAGATCAACGCGCTTAACAACAGCGACTTGGCCCAATTCCGGGGAGGCAAGGTTGGCTTCGTGTTCCAGTTTTTCAATCTGTTGCAGGGACTTACGGCTCAGGAGAACATCGAGACCGCCATGATGCTGGCCGGGGTACCGGAAAAGCAGCAGTCAGCACGCGCGCTGGAGCTGCTGGCCCTGGTGGGGCTGGCCGACAAGGCGGGATCGAGACCGTCACAACTCTCCGGCGGCCAGCAGCAACGGGTCGCCATCGCCAGGGCCCTGGCCAACGATCCGGAGATACTGCTGATGGACGAGCCGACCGGGAATTTGGACTCCGCATCGGAGGCGGAAGTGATGGAAATCCTGCGGGCGCTTCACCGACAGGGGAAGACCATCGTGATCGTGACCCACAATAACGAAATTGCCAGAACGGCGGAGAATATCATCCATGTAAAGGATGGCAGGATCGTTTAA
- a CDS encoding ABC transporter permease, whose product MTLTKLVLSNISRRRGRCVFTLLGITIGIASFVTFFSMGGNLKKEIYRETSSLGANLVVIPKGSCGYEQLSVLTGDQMPTTITMEEIGKISAIKGLTVIPFLAQKTAINNKPVSINGVLPEETHKLKGWKIEEGLYFTAPDEASAVLGAAAAEQFKLRPGSIITVRGEQLSVRGILKETGGRDDFTIFLTMPTAQRLFKAVDRVSYAAVKVADMAQTDSYIEQIREAVGLGVVSDKQMLKSVLAIVGSVNITLQMIAAVSVLAAAFGIINTMMTATYERKREIGILQALGANQRTIFTAFIMESGLYGFIGGVAGVLVGLVASMAVAPYISDNAFTTLVKGSGHSAAIDLKVIIGSILFSAIVAVIAGLYPAWRAARLSPVEAISYE is encoded by the coding sequence ATGACTCTTACCAAACTCGTGCTCAGCAATATCTCACGCCGGCGCGGCAGATGCGTGTTCACCCTGCTCGGCATCACCATCGGCATTGCCTCGTTTGTCACGTTCTTCTCCATGGGGGGAAACCTCAAAAAGGAGATTTACCGCGAGACATCGTCCCTGGGGGCGAATCTGGTGGTCATTCCCAAGGGATCGTGTGGTTACGAGCAACTGTCCGTCCTGACCGGCGACCAGATGCCCACCACCATCACGATGGAGGAAATCGGGAAGATCTCCGCCATCAAGGGGCTGACCGTGATTCCCTTCCTGGCGCAAAAGACGGCCATCAACAACAAGCCTGTTTCCATCAATGGCGTCCTGCCGGAGGAGACGCACAAGCTCAAGGGGTGGAAGATCGAGGAAGGGCTGTACTTTACCGCGCCCGATGAGGCCAGTGCCGTGCTGGGCGCTGCTGCTGCCGAACAATTCAAGCTGCGGCCCGGCTCCATCATCACGGTGCGTGGAGAACAACTCTCTGTGCGCGGGATTCTCAAGGAGACCGGCGGAAGGGACGATTTCACCATCTTTCTGACCATGCCGACGGCGCAGCGCCTCTTCAAGGCGGTGGACCGGGTCTCCTATGCCGCCGTCAAAGTTGCCGATATGGCGCAGACCGATAGCTATATCGAGCAGATCAGGGAGGCGGTGGGACTGGGGGTGGTCTCCGATAAGCAGATGCTCAAGTCGGTGCTGGCCATCGTGGGGTCGGTCAACATCACCCTGCAAATGATTGCGGCGGTATCGGTGCTGGCAGCCGCCTTCGGCATCATCAACACCATGATGACCGCCACTTACGAACGGAAGCGCGAGATCGGCATCCTGCAGGCTCTGGGGGCCAACCAGCGCACCATCTTCACGGCCTTTATCATGGAATCGGGGCTCTATGGGTTCATCGGCGGTGTCGCCGGCGTTCTGGTCGGACTGGTCGCCTCCATGGCCGTGGCGCCATACATCAGCGACAATGCCTTCACAACCCTGGTCAAGGGGTCCGGGCACAGCGCCGCCATCGATCTGAAGGTAATCATCGGTTCAATTCTGTTTTCGGCAATCGTGGCCGTCATCGCCGGGCTCTACCCTGCCTGGCGGGCGGCGCGACTTTCGCCGGTGGAGGCTATCAGCTATGAATAA